The Epinephelus lanceolatus isolate andai-2023 chromosome 16, ASM4190304v1, whole genome shotgun sequence nucleotide sequence TAGCCTTAACGATAACTACAATGTGGGCgtgtaacccccccccccccccccccctttttttttttttttaaaaaaacttcgCACCGCCTGTCCTCCAGAGCTGTGCGCACTTTGCGGAGCAGCCACTTGCTGCGGAGTGGATGCAGAGTTCAGCTCCGGCTTTGCCCGTGGTCCCCCCCACCCCGGCAGCCACAGCTCAGGCTCCGGCTCTGATTCAGGGCGAGAGCAGAGGATGGATCTCTATCACTTCGCTTTTCTTTGCGGCGCTCTGGTGTTTGTTAGGGAAATCCCTGGTTTTCATACTCTTGCTATTTTTCCTCCAGCTGCGCCAAAGAGCAGCAAGGTGACGAGGATTTTTGATGGACAACACGCTTCTAAGTACTTCAAGGAGTTTTACGCGCCGCCATCCATCGATAgaaacagtaaaacaacatcTAAAGACTCAGTTGAGCCTCATGACTACATGCTGTCTATTTACAAGACCTTCTCCACGGCGGAGAGACTGGGACTCAACGCCAGTTTCTTTCGCTCTTCAAAAGCTGCAAACACTATTGCAAGTTTTGTGGACAATGGGGAAGGTATGTGGAGCTTCAGtgtatttatatgtgtgtgtgtgtgtgtgtgtgtgtgtgtgtgtgtatgtgtgtgtgtatgtgcatgcagGTAGGATTGATTGAACACCCATGACTCATACTTTGTCTCCCAGATTAATTCAGTGCAGACAATAGTAGGATTTTTCCTGTCAGATTCCGCATCTCTGTGGTATGCACATCGTCCAGTGAGAATGTATCTGACCCTGCTGTTTTAATGCTTTCCACAGATGACCTCCCACTCTCCCCTCTGAGGAGACAGCAGTATCTGTTCGACGTCTCAACGCTCTCCAAAAAGGCGGAGGTGCTGGGAGCTGAGCTCAGAATATACACCAAAGTGTCTGGGAATTTCAGGATATCGGAAACAGAGCCTGTGGACATCCAGCTCCTCTCCTGCCACGACCAGCAGCTGCTCGACTCCAAAACACTGGACTTGCAGGATTCCCAGGGGCCGAAGTGGGAGGTGTTGGATGTGTGGGAAATATTCAAAGAGCAGCATCACCTGAGCGAGGGGAAGcacttctgcctggagctcagGGGCATGCTGGACAACCCAGAGAGGGAGCTGGACCTGCACCTTCTGGGCTTGCACAGGCATGGCAGGCCTCAGCAGAAGAAAGCCATCTTAGTGGTGTTCACTAGGTCGAAGAAGAGGCAGACTCTCTTcagtgagaggagagaggggagagaattGCTGGGTCTACAGAGGAAGACCAAAGACAGGGGCCCTGTCACCACAGCCAGCAGGAGAAGAAGGACGGCTGCATTCAAAACACGCCATGGGAAGAGACACGGCAAGAAGTCCAAATCCAGGTGCAGCAAGAAGCCGCTGCACGTTAACTTCAGAGATCTTGGCTGGGACGACTGGATAATCGCCCCGCTGGATTATGAGGCGTACCACTGCGAGGGAGTGTGTGACTTCCCCCTGCGCTCCCACCTGGAGCCCACCAACCATGCCATCATCCAGACTCTGATGAATTCAATGAACCCCAGCAACATGCCGCCTAGCTGCTGCGCCCCATCCAAACTCAGCCCCATCAGCATCCTCTACATCGACTCAGGAAACAATGTGGTCTACAAACAGTACGAGGACATGGTGGTTGAGTCTTGTGGCTGTAGGTAGTAGGTCTGGCTTCACTTTGACCATCTCCTTGTTCGTCAGGCTCTCTGGTTTGTGTGAATTGAACAgcattacagtgtgtgtggtggtgagGCTGCAACTGAAACAAGGAAAGATGAAGACTTTCAAAAACTTAGTGATACATTTTCTAACCATGCACCCAACAAGGTCATGTTCAATACCTCAAACGTTTGTGTTCTTGTTCTTCTCTGTATGTTACAGCATACTCATGAATATATGAGAGATTAATTTGTTGGAAACTCTTTATCTTCTGTTTCACCAAATCAACAAAAggtttaaaggtctagtgtgcatgatttagtgccatctagtggtaaagttgcagattgcaaccaactgaaacatctcctgtgtgccaaacatgtaggagaactacagtggctgaaacaaaaatgcatatggccctctctagagccagtgtttgatttgtccattctgggctactgtagaaacattctaaggcaatgaaaacacaatcATTTTTACCTTCAGGTAATTATAAacgaaagaaaacacatttattatattccatttcagccaatatatccccccaaaatcctatacactggacctttaaatgaatatttcaacattttggcaTATATGCTTATTCGCTGTCTTAACTGagtgttagatgagaagatttgACACCACTCACCTGTAtgtatggtaaatatgaagctagcttagcttagcataaaaactgtaaacagggggaaacagctagcctgttTCTGTCTGATGGTGACAAAGTCCTGCTCAAAACCAAACCCTGTAGTTTTTACACTTAACTTTCACCcaagtttaatacattcaagtATATCAATAAACCAGTTAGCTTGAGCTGTGCTGGTATCAAGGTTAATATAGTTAATATATATAGTTATAACTAAAACTCaaccaaaaaagtaaaagtggGTGTGAAAAACCATTTTAGttatttgaaattttaaaaaaagaaactagaATTTAGAAAAATAGatacaaatgaaaaataaaataaaatatatacaggaaatgtctttagttttagtctttgtCAATTTGTTCAAATGTGTCAACACAACAAGAACGAGGAGGCATTGGTGTGTATGTTTGAAACTGGGATGTCTACATAACTGTGAGTCAGTTGCCTTCACAAAGtgctgtgtttgtattgtaaCACCTATTCTGAACTTTTTCAGTCTTGCCCCTGACAAATATTCCCCATATTGTGATACAAAGACAAACTAAAGCTTATactgaaactaataaaaacaaaactaaaatgaaactgaaacgAGCAAACTCTGGAAACTAATtgaaactaaactgaattaaaaacaaaattaagataaaaactaatgaaaaattgtttcctcctgttttcagTCATAATGCTAAGCTAAATTAGCTGCCTCCTGACTGAAGCCGTACAAACGTAAGAGTGGTATAAATCTTATTATTTAGATCTTAGCAAGAGAGCAAATCATTTCCAAATAtgctgaagtattcctttaaaagagACATTAAATATCCTCCATTTGAGGAATTAGTCCTTTAGTTTTATAAAACTATTGccagtgtaaaaataaaacaaatacaccactttttttccttttgccaCCCATAAGTTGGCCCATGAGACCATGTTAGAGACTATGTTAAACTCTCATGGACTGCTTTTAGGGATGGgtatcacca carries:
- the gdf6b gene encoding growth/differentiation factor 6-B; this encodes MDLYHFAFLCGALVFVREIPGFHTLAIFPPAAPKSSKVTRIFDGQHASKYFKEFYAPPSIDRNSKTTSKDSVEPHDYMLSIYKTFSTAERLGLNASFFRSSKAANTIASFVDNGEDDLPLSPLRRQQYLFDVSTLSKKAEVLGAELRIYTKVSGNFRISETEPVDIQLLSCHDQQLLDSKTLDLQDSQGPKWEVLDVWEIFKEQHHLSEGKHFCLELRGMLDNPERELDLHLLGLHRHGRPQQKKAILVVFTRSKKRQTLFSERREGRELLGLQRKTKDRGPVTTASRRRRTAAFKTRHGKRHGKKSKSRCSKKPLHVNFRDLGWDDWIIAPLDYEAYHCEGVCDFPLRSHLEPTNHAIIQTLMNSMNPSNMPPSCCAPSKLSPISILYIDSGNNVVYKQYEDMVVESCGCR